CTGGAAAGGGGGTGCCCATCAAAGTGCCAGCTGTAACTAACTATTAATCCTAGCTCTAACTACCAGAGCTTTTCTTCCTGAAATGACCCTACATTCAACATAAAAGCACATAGCCCATTCACATTCTGACACAGTCAGATGGAGGCAAGCATCCCAGAGTGCCACTGGAGAATCCAGCTTATGAGAGAAGTGCCCTAGGCCTTGTCTGGATGAGAAAGGAACCAACTCTCCCCTTCAACTCTTTGGAGTCCTGTAGATACAGCAGGATGGTCCGGAAGTTAACCTGAATCGCTGGCTTCTCTGTTGTTTTGCTCCACAGGACTAAGATCTACTATTTCCATGAGGTCTACTCCAATAACCTGGATCTTTCCTCTATTACTCAGAAATTAACCACCCAACAGTCAAGTCCACTACCCAATCCAGGTCTCCTGTCGATCCAGAAACAGCCTAGCCTTAGGGAATGTGGCTGAGCTAGAGACCCCCCTGTATGATAGCGGGTGAAAGTTGGGCGAGGAAATAATTTTCAACGATCACCATGGGTCTGTCACTTGTCCAACCTTGCCCAGAGTACAGAGACAGAAACCTGGGGtgtgggaaatggaagaggggaTACAGGAAGCAAAAGTAAAGTTTCATTATACCGTTGGACATTGTCTCGTTTTCTTGGGGAATATTCTAATTACTTCACTGCTTTCTCCTTCCACAtcacctccttttccctccctctcttcctccattcttcccttcattcccctttccctcattttgtctttccttctcttttcctccctccctcttttatcttttctcttcctttcctccttcctgatATCCTTCCTTCAATccaccctccctttctccctcccttgttattttttatttctctgttataTTCAATTGTCATCTTTTTCAAGCTCATTAAATCCATTTAGagacaaaagaataaaaggagaagggggaggggaggggaggggaaaggaggggggagagagggcgggggagggaggggagaggccGGAGAAGCAAACAAATAACGCGCTTTAACTAGACGGGCGGATAAATGGCCCCGTTTCTCCTCAGCTCCGATCCGCCTGCTTAGCTCCGCGCCCTCAAGGACCGGAGCGGGAGCGGCGGCCCGGAGTCCGCGCGGAGCCTCCCCCGGCgcggggaggggggtggggagcgGACTTGGGAGGGGAGCTCAGCTCCCCCACGCCGCGGGGCCGGGCCGCGTGGGGACACTGGGAGCGGGCCGGGCCGTTTCATTGTGATTCATAGACTTGTCCGGCGGCAGGAGTGGGGAACTGGGCGGGGGTGGGGGCGGGCTGGGGGGGGGCCACATGGCGGCCCAGATGCCCGGGTGACGGCAGCGCCGCGGTCCCGTCGCCGCCTTTGTGCAGGGAAGGCGCGCACGGGGAAGGAGGGGGGACCTAATCCATCAAATTGTCTggaaattgtgaagaaaattcaaaaacCATATGGTCGCCAGAGCTCGCGCGCTCTCGGCTGCGGAGGCCGCGGCCGTCTCCGCACGGGGAGCGGCGGGGGGCTGGGCCGGCGCTATTGTCGCCTGTCAGCAGCGGCCCTGGGCCCATTTGTCCCCGGGTTTCATGCTTTACGCTCAAAATTACAGCCCCATCCATCCTGAAAGAGCGCAGCGATTTATGTCGCCCCAGAGAAACTGGCCCCAACTCCAGGCCGGCCTGGCTGGCAGCgctccccccaccccctaccccgtgtctctatctctgtctctctctgtctctctgtctctctcctccccgaAAAGTCCTAGTTCCCGATCTCGATAGTTCCCCGCGCCCCCCACCCCAGCCCCTAGTAGCAGATGGACGTTTCTCACACCACTTTCTCAAAGAATGGGAGCTAAGCTGGTCCAAAGCTGAGGCCTGGACCCGGAAGGGCCGGGACCAAGGATGGAAGCCGAGAACCCGACGGGAGGTGCAGAACTTGGGCAGCGGCAACAGGCCTGGGCTGGGAGCACAGTACAGGGACCAAGACCAGGGACTCAGGCAGGGGCAAGACACACCCTTCCCTACCCCCCCccctggaaaaaacaaaaacaaaaacaaaaacaaaaaacccacccAGCTAAACAATCTTACGGAATAAAGATGGAAGAGCAACGGGGAAAATATCCGATTTATCCTTCTCTTCTGCCTACTGTTCCCTCAGCCTCCCCATAAGGTACCACAATACCGCGGGATTCCCAGGAAGTGAATGTGGCTCCTGAGAACAGCAGCATTAGGCTGACTAGTCCTCACGCAGAGCCATTGCGAACACTATTAACAATGGTAGTGCCTTCACTCGAGCTCCAGACCCATGCGTGGGGACCGCAGCCGTGAACATTTTGAAGAGCGCCTTCCAGTCCTCTCTGTCTTGCCAATCCAAATAGACAATGGTTTCAGTTCTTGTCTTTCAAGCACCGAACCCCATCCATAAGGCAGCCGAAAGGAAGGGCTGAGGGGAAGATTTGCACATTTACCGGGACTCACGGGAAACGCAGGTTTCTTTCCTCCAAAACACAGAAGATCACATTGAATtgacacacatatattcacaaaCAGCCCTCGGGGTTATTTCCCACACTCAGGTATTTCTTTATACACTCAGTACCTAGGTCCTCTTCCCCTCAACCCCCACATACACACGTTTGTAACTGCGCAAGCATAGGAGCCCCGTTTATTTTTACCCGGAACTGGCGAAGCCCGGCTGCTCACATAGCTCGGTTCAATCGTTTTCAAaacagtcttttttcttttccttctctctaaatcTTCCCCTATTTTTAACACCCTCAAATTCTCCATTTAGGAGAGACCAGTATGAAGTACGAAAAATAGAGGAAGCACTTCCCATAGGATCGGAGAATTCGTGGCTCCCATTGAAGGGCGGGAAGGATGGATAGAGATTGGGGGAACTGAGGCATGGCCAAGAGGAACCACTAAAGGACTTTGCGGACGCTCGAGTCTCTGGCACCCGAGGTCGGGTGCCTCAGTTAAACACAATCATCGTGGAGTTTAGTCAagggcaaatattttatttatgggaAGCACAGGCCGTGGGCAGAATCCGGACAGAACGCAAAATTCGCACCGGAAACTGAACCATTTCTGTCCAAATGGGGCCAAGAATAGGACCATAGCAACAGTGCAACAACGCAATTGCCCCGGGAGGGAGGTTGGGATTTACCTGGTCTCTGTCTGTcacatgcaaaacaatttttaaaagtttaaaaaaaaaaaatcattccagagCTCTGGGTAATTTGTGTTCGTTTTCACCGCTCCCAGCCCCGGGCCGCCGCCCTCCCAGGGAAACGCGGAGCGGCTTCTCAAGTACAGCAGGAGCACAGCGGGAATGGTAAAAATAGCTTTAATCGGTAACGTGAGGCAGAAATTGCATCGGAAACAAACCTCTACTCGCTAGGAAAAGAACGGATCGATTTTCAACTTGCAGGTCGGACCccatttccccccaccccttccccgcgcgaaaaaaagaaaggaacatttcaaaggaggaaagaaatacCCCGATCGCCCGCAGGGAAGGGCCCTGCTCCGGGCACAGGCACCACATGcaaggaaaaatcaaaaaggcAAATTTGGATCTTCCGCCTAAATAAAGTCAGGCTGAGATGTCCCGGGTACCCCgggaagaggtgggaggaagggagcgACGGCCCGGGTCCCTTCACTCCTGCTCCCTCTGTCGCTCTCGTTTAAATTCTCCGTTTTGTTTTTCGTTTGTCAGACACAGGACTTCTGAAGacgtttttaaaaaattgaaacctccaagaaaaaaatggggaataaaGGATAAGAAACCTCCCTCCCCAATATATACGTTTAAATATTTATACAGAAGCCATACAGAATTGCACCATTCCGGGGTACCCTCTGACCCGCAGCCCGGGTCTTCGGAGTAGAGCAGAGGAGACAACTGCGGCCTGGACAGCGGCAGCGCCGGCGCGGGTCCTGGTGTCCAGGCCCCGGGCAGTCGGTCCGGTCCATAGCTGGGGCCGGGCGGCTGTCTCGGGGTTTATTGCTTAGATAGGAAGGAGCCAGGCCGGGCCAGGCTGCGGAGGGGTAGGGACCAGCCCGGGCTCCCTGGGGCCTACAGTCCGGGCGGGTGAAGGGATGGGAAAGATAGTTCAGTAGGGGCAGGGAATGGGCAGGAGGAAAGgaagatggaaaggaagaaaagaacggGGATCTTAGCTCCCATCATGGTCAGAGGAGCTCAGAGAGGACAAAGTCATTCGGGAAGGAGATGAGTTGGTGGGGGGGGTCTCTTGTATTTGGAGAGGACAAGGGACGCTCagctcccaccccaccccaccccggaCTCAGTCGTCCACGTCGATCTCTACATCTTCTTCGTCCTCCGAGCAGTCCTGGCTACTGGCCGGCTGGTCCGTGAGGGGAGAGGCGGGGGAAAGCTGAAGGTGGCCCGCTCCAGGGGCCTGAGGGGGGCCGGCCGACAGGACAGGTGAGTTGGGCCGGGACTTGGGCCGCCCTCCGCCAGCCTCCGAGTTCTGCTCTAGCTCGGCCAGAGCCACGATGTCCACCTGCGAGCTGGGCCCCAGTTTCTTGGCGGACTCCACGTCGGCCTTCATCTCCTCCAGGTCTCGCTTGAGCTTGGCGCGGCGATTCTGGAACCAGGTGATGACCTGCGCATTGGTGAGGCCCAGCTGCTGAGCGATCTGGTCGCGGTCGGCGGGGGACAGATACTTCTGGTAAAGGAAACGCTTCTCCAGTTCGTAGATCTGGTGGTTGGTGAACGCTGTGCGCGACTTCCGCCGCTTCTTAGGTGTCTGCCGCTGCCCGAAGATGGTCATCCCGTCGCGGCCTGTAAGGAGACCATAAACAGTTTGGGAGTGGAAATGGAAAAGGTCGGCTAGGAAATAGGAAAAAGGCACCCTTTCTGTCATGTCCTCAGCCCTTACCCCCCTTGGATGGAGAGAACTCCCCTAATTTCTTCCCGACCCGATCCAGGGAGGCCTGGGCCCAAGATCTTCGGCAACACCGGCTCCCGCGCCCCTGGCCCCATAGAACCGAAAGAGTACGTGGTTTCCCTGGCCCTGCTGAGCATGGGACACTTGGGAATAAATAGCGCTCTAAGCAGAGGCACCCGGGTAGGACAGCGTGGGAGTTTCGGGTCCAGTGGCACCACCAACCAACCCCAAACCTATCCAACTTGTAACTACCCGCTTTGAGGGAAGAAGTAGTGAACTATGTAGCTCCATCTACATCTGACCTGGCTCAGTAGTAGCCGGTCCAGACCTCAGACCAGAGCCGggcaggagggagaaagaaagggggactAGAAAGAGGGCCTGGACCAGCACGGGATGGTGAAGAAGTCAGAGCTTCGCACAGCCTAGCTGCAGGGCAGGCTAGGGAAGGACTGGCTGAGCCCGGGACCGGCAGTGGATCCTACCTTCGGCTGCCTGTAGGACGCTGACCTCCAGGCCCTTAAAGGTCTTGCTGGCTAGTTCCTCCAACGCACAGAGAGGTGAAGTCTGCGAGAGTAGGGCCCGGCCAGCCAGAGGCAGGCTGCCGGGGGAGTGCTTGTCGGCTGCGGAAAGCAGGTGCGCCGCTCCGCACAGCGAGTAACTTCTCCGAACCGACGGCTTGTTAAGAATGTCCTCGATGCTGAAAGGAGTGAGTGGCTTATTGGAGTTGGCTGGAGGTGGCAGGTGGTCCAGGGGGCTACGGCGCCGCTCCTCCCCGGACGAcgcttttccttcttctttggaAGTCATGCTGGGCTCGGGGGCCGGAGCCGGGTGAGGTTCCGGCTAAGGGCGCTCGCGGGAGCCGCTGCCAAACCCGCCGCCCGCCACCCGAACCGCAGCGAGCGGGGGAAAAGTTCCAGCCCGGGCGACAACTCCAGACACGGAGGTGGGGGATGGGAGTGGAGGGCACCGGGGTCCTTGAAGAGCAGCCCGGCtcgctgggggaggggagagcggCTTGAGCGCAAGGTTACCGCGGCGGCCGACAGAGCTGCCCAGGGCCCCGGGAAGAGGTCGTAGGGAGGGGGCGCGCGGGCGCCGCCGGGGCTTCCCGCAGTCCCGGGCCGAAGCGGGGACACTGCGTGCCGGACTCCAGTTTCGTCTTCCTCCGTGCTATTTAAAGGTGTCAGATGTCTCCGCGGCCCCTGGCCCCTGGTCCTAGCGGCTAGGGGTTGGAGGAGCCGAGGCGAAAGCGCAAACCCAGGACTGCGAGAAGAGGCGGAGAGACGGAGCAATTGACTATTGCTAACAAGTTATCGTTGATTGGGAGGTAATCAATTATCCGCAATGAcacttctcttcttctctcttctcttttcttctctctctctctctctctctctctctctctctctctctctctctctctctctctctctctctctctctctctctctctctctctctctctctctctctcttttcctcttcctctctattccctttctctcctcaatccctctccctcttctctttccctctccctctcctctccctctcctctccccctctccttcactcctcccccacctctccctctctctctctctctctctctctctctctctctctctctctctctctctctctctctctctctctctctctctctctctctctctctctctctgcagcCGACTCTAAGTTGGGGCCTCATTAATTAGGAGGCCTGCCTGGTAGGTGGAGCCGGCTTGAATTAGAATGCTTAATGCGCTTGTCATTTTCTGCGGCGCGATTTGCTtggacatatatatttttaaattacattatcACCCGGCTTTATTGCATCAGGATAATACAGTCTGATGAAAAAACATCCGCCCCCAAAACACCGATTTTCCGGTCCCTCCTCTCGCCTTCACGAAGCTAACGGTGATTTCCTCgaatctttattttctctccttatttctgtGATAATATTGCTCATTATTTTTACGTTAAGTCCGCAGCAGTTTGCGCCGCTTGGGAGAGACGCAGGGCCAGGCTTCGGGAAGGTAAGGTAAAGAGGCGCTGTGAACCGCGTtgactttatgattttttttttttttaacggaaAACGagatttccttcttcctttctctgggtcTTTAGCTCTCTTGTTTGCTGTCTTTCGGGGGTTCTCGATTCCCCTAGAGTGGTAGCGAGAGGCCGGGGACTGGTTGGGAGCTCCCCAGCTGGAAAATCTTGGGGGGCGGGTTGGATAGCACCAGGCCGGGTTGGATTGGGACCCGAGTGGGGCAGGGGCCAAGAGGGACGGGGCTGGGTCGGGCGCGGGGATCCTTGCCGGGTAATAGAAATGGTGGTTTGCAGTTTGACGCTTGATGGGGTTCGGTTTTTCCTCACTTTAGGCTTAAATGTCCCTGCTGCAGACAACAATATGGCGAAGTCGGGTTTAGGATTCAGCTCCGAATTTGTTTGGGATTatggggagggggtagggggctGCTGCGCTTCCTAGGGCTCGGCATTTGGGTTGAACAAGGTCCCAGGGGAGGCCACGGGGCCGGCTTACCTCGGCCTGGCTGTCCTGGATCTGTGGAGCAGGTTGTTCTGAGACTCCAGGGCTCCTGGATAGTCCTGCTTGGTTCTGCTGGACAGATCGTGGTCGTGTTCCAGAAACAtggggttgggggagggaaaaaggagggggTTGGCGGCGGGGGCTAAGGGGGCCGGCTTCGGGCCTCCCTAGACAGGGTTACCAGCCCAACCTAGCCAAGCCTTTCTTCTCCTTGTCTAGTACCAGGGGCTGGTTTCATCGCCTGTCCCAATTCCAGctgtttctgggggggagggagagactaTAAGTGCAAAGAGGGGGCCGAAATGGGGTTTATCTTGGCTTCCGGGGGCCTGGACGGCCTGAAATCAGTCTTGCATTTGTGATTGGGGTAGAGGGTAAATGTACAAATTTGTGCATGAATAAGAAACTGGTTGGATTGTGAATAAGAATTTTTgtgcatatttgtatatttatggtTGTGTGCTTTTGTTCCTGTATTTTCtatatttgagggttttttttttgtgtgttaacGTGTTTTGTACATTTctgcatatttatatgtgtgcttGCTTATTTGACTGTTATTTGCCTAAATTCTGCATATTTTTGTGTATctgttgttttatttgtatttcgtATATTTGTGTacccatttttcttgttttctctagtAGGCTTTAGAATAGGTGCCGAAGTTGGGATATCTCCCTTCCTCAGAGCTTTGTGCGGAACCTTCCCAGATTTTGAGTTCATTTTTGGTAAAATATAGGGACACCGTCTACCCCTACCCTTTTTGCTCAGGAGTTTGTTCCCTATTCGCTGACTTGGTCTGGCCTTCTGAGCCTTTTCTCCGAAATCCTAGAGAGGGGAAAATGTGAGACCAGGAAAAGGGCAAAGGAGAATAGGGAAGGGGGCGGGGCGCTAAACCCCAGGGCCACAGATCTAGGAGTGGAAGTGGGGACTGAAGggatggagaagagagagggacCCGGAGTATGGAGGCCAGAGAAAGTGGAGGGTGGAACCAAAAACCAAGCAAGGACTTTGGTTTAGAGTGGGAAAAAACAGGACTGAACGGTTTCCTGTCTGCCTCACAGCTTGGAACTCGAGTTCTTTGATTCTTCATCCATCCTTTACCACCCCTACCTACTCCCCAATCAGAATGCATGGGGAGCCGCCTCGTGACGGGACCCATTTTCGGTTTTCTGTTTGTAAACACTGACAAAGAAATTCGAAGTCCGAGAAAACCTGTACTTCACAAACCGCACAGATTCAAAGCAAAGAGAACACGTATATTGTTGGGTCTAGGCTCCCTCCCCCCTACCCacccacccccctttttttttttaaacgacaTTTTCTTCCTGGTCTTCGTGGATCAGTTGATAGGTGCGGAGGACTGGACTCCTTTCCCTAGGGGAAAATCTGTATAAAGAAAATCTGATCCTTGAACCCAGCACACATTTTCTCCTGAGTTCTCACCTCCATTTGACctcttttggggggaaaaaaagtttaagtggAAGAATTCTAAGCTGTTTCGGATATCCAGAAGTGGGAAAACTAGTTGCTGCTTCCCAAAGATTTCCATCCTCTATTTCTTCACTTCTCGGGTCTTCTGGGCTAAGAGAGACTCGGAGAGAACCCAGGCCTCTTTTGGGATCTATATATTCATAATACGAATCTCTAGCCCATCACTATGCAAATAATTCGTAGTCATCCAAATCAGTCAAGAAAATAGAGACTGAGACCAGTATGAGTGCAGGGGACTGTAAGGGTAGAGGGGCGGAGCGAGGGCGCGGGGCGGGATCTGGGGCTGTGTGGCTGAGGGGTAGGTTGGCTGCAACTGGATAAGGGTTGGCTTTCGGAAAGGATTGAAAGCATGCTGGGCCAATCAGAGCTTCTGGGTTTGTTCAGTcaatccttttttcttctgttcgTTTGTTTATTTGAAAGCAGCCTAGTTGTCCCTGGGTAGAGATGGCGCTTGGGGATGCGCGTAGGACCAAAGGGCAGGGAGAGACGAGAAGAAAGGAAGCCTTTTGCTGGATGAGGTCGATTTTCCAGGAAGGAGGTTCTCTGTCAGGTGCTTCCCACCCGACATAGAGCTGCACCCCCTGGCACACCCCTCTTTCCCAGTCTGCCTTCTTCTGAGGAAGAGTAAGGTCCAGTCGGTTGGAAGGTTATTCTTTGATGAAGGCTGCAGGAGTTCTAAAGAGAGAGTGCCAGAGGGATTAGGACAAAGATTTGAGATCCCGATAGATCGAGGAAGATAATGACTGTGTTTGGAAGATAGCCAGGGTTCTTAGTGGGAACATAATTCTCTTAGCTCGCCATATTAGTCTTAGGACCTTTTGGGGGGCCTCATAACTTTCCCTAGATTTTGCAACCGAAGTACGGGCTAAGTACCTGAGGGTATTGTTTTCGCCAAGCTCAATCTATAGTAGTTTGGGGTATCTGCTTCAAAAGGAGTCTGggcaaaggaggaaagggaatggAGAGAAGGTCATAGACCTGGGAACAGGAAAGCAGGAGACACGGGACTTGGGTGGAGGCGGGAGGATAAAAGCagtgaggggaaaagaaaacCGTTAATAATCAGATTCCAATTCTCGGTTCTCAGAGGCTCTTGCAATGGTTTTATTCTCCTGTTTCTTTCCTAATTGCTTCTTTGGGGCAAGGAGACTTTCTCTCCCCCGAGCTCATCCTTAGGATGTGAAAGTTCCAAAGCCGATCAGCTCTTTCTTAAACCCAAAACATCCTTGAAAGGTGCTACCTAGTGCTTTCCGAAATGTTTGTCTACTTCTAGAACGCTTAGTTCTCCTTGATTCTTTGAATGACTGGTGGATTTGTcctattcaatatttatttctgtGACTGATTTAAATTGGGGCTTAAATCTTGATCAAACAGGCTCTTCTGGACTTTAAGCAAAGACCCTATAataatttctctcctttattcctttcctcttcaaATAACTGCCTTAAACCAGGGCCAAGCAAGCCATCAGAGACCtagaaaagatctttttttcccccattgacACCGCGTCACCACCTTAACACAGGCTTCTGGCCCCAAGGCCAGAGAAGACATATAGAAACTTCCAATTGACCTAGGCTTTGGAGGGAGAAAGACTCGCGATACAGATTTCCGATCTGCGAAAGTCACTCCAGAAACTCTTGTTAGTCCACAAATGTAGGATATAAAGTAAATAGTATATAGTATTTCCAAGAATAGTCCAACATACAATTTACCTCTTACTTTTTTACCTTCTCCACCCAACCCTCCCCCATAGATGTATGTccttcaaaaaatcaacttctgtatttcaatcattttacttttcaacGTCAAGCCAATTAACCTGATAATTTTCAAATCTCCACTCTCCATGAACACAAACACAGACTGAGAATGTATGTGCCATGGTTACCAAATCGGCCTGTTTTCGGTAGATTGGTTTATTTTAGCATCTCTAGCTACACTGATAATTAGGTATCAGATTCCACTTCCTCCTAATTTTCCAACAGCtccaccagttttttttttcttttctttttttctcctccttcagaTCAAAGTGATGTTGACCAATTTTCAATCATGTGCTTCTAGTCCAGacaaatcaaatacttgaaactTTGTATGTTTGGATGTCTGtattttaaatatgtgtatatgcctGTGTACAGTGTTTACTTATGGGTATACGtgtgtctgaatttttttttttttttgttgtgtgtCTCCCTATTAACACACacactctctgtctgtctgtctgtttctgtctctctctgtttctctgtgtgtgtgtgtgtgtgtgagcttgATTATGGGTGAGGGGAATTAAACTTGTTCTGCCTTGGATGGAGGGGAtttagaagagaagaggaagggacatTTAGGATTTTGAACAGGGAAGAGGGAACCTAGAAGATTAGTATTATTATAGGATTGACATACTAAAGGATCAGAGGTCCACATACTCTCATGCTGTCCTTATTCTTGTCTCATGTGGAAAACAGTCAAGGCAAGGTAAACTGAGAACTCCAGGTGAGATATCTGAGCTCTGCCTGTACTGGTTTCTATCAATGTCTCAATTCTAGGAGCAGAGATGTTCTCTTCCAATCCCATAGCTCATGGTTGGGTGTATGCTGATCACTGGTTGGACCTCCGATCTCCAAAATCCTTGCCAGAGATATACTGGGTCAGAGACAAGATATATTTGGAGTTGAACTCATAGGCCAAATTCCTGCTTCTTGTAACTGTAGGTGATCAGTAAGTAGGCAAATATCTTATTAATTTAACGTTTAACTGTGTCGGTGTAAAACtgattaaaatcattattctttgGTACAGGAGAAAATTATCAACAAATCATGGATGGCTATTGTTAGAACTCATCCTAATGGTCCTTGGATTCACGTTCATTctcaaactatttggaaaaaagcTTTGCTCCCTTGGTGAGGGCAGGTTTGTCTTCAGCATCTTTGAAAGTCTGTTGGCTGTAGTGCTTATATGTTTCTCTTACTGTCTTAATACAAGCCCCTTCCAAGTGAGGTAAATTTCCTCCTTGGTTTCTATACCATCAGGCAACAATTCAATCACAGTCTGGAAGAATTTCCTCTCCTTGCATAGACACGTGCCTGAAGCTGGAAGTGAGTGATTGGCTTTTATAGACTGTATTGCTATTTTGACTTCCTAGCCTACTGGGGGAAGAGGGgttaagaaggaagaggaaagaataaagggGATGATTGGCATGcttcattcaatatttttaaatgatctctgtATCCCTCTTTGGGGGAGTTGAGGAGATATACAGGGAAATCAGAGGATTTTTAGTGTCCTGAAATTCACAATTTCGTTAAGTACATCAAACATGCAGATCTACAGCCATTCCTTCAGTCTGAGCACTATGGAAACTTAAGGTTTATATTTTGGGGGGATAGAGAATGTCAGGAGTTCTTCACAAATAGGAGAGGGGGGATTGAGAAGCAGCTAGTGAAACTCTTCTCTGAGTGTTAGGGATCTGAGCCCTTAGTCCTGCACTTCTTCTACAGCCTGAGCCACAGAGacttttagaaattttaga
The DNA window shown above is from Sminthopsis crassicaudata isolate SCR6 chromosome 2, ASM4859323v1, whole genome shotgun sequence and carries:
- the LBX1 gene encoding transcription factor LBX1, whose translation is MTSKEEGKASSGEERRRSPLDHLPPPANSNKPLTPFSIEDILNKPSVRRSYSLCGAAHLLSAADKHSPGSLPLAGRALLSQTSPLCALEELASKTFKGLEVSVLQAAEGRDGMTIFGQRQTPKKRRKSRTAFTNHQIYELEKRFLYQKYLSPADRDQIAQQLGLTNAQVITWFQNRRAKLKRDLEEMKADVESAKKLGPSSQVDIVALAELEQNSEAGGGRPKSRPNSPVLSAGPPQAPGAGHLQLSPASPLTDQPASSQDCSEDEEDVEIDVDD